The genomic window TTCAGAAGGCGTTTCTGCCGTTTCTTCTGCGGTCTCCTCGCCATTGTCGGCCACACCCCCGGCCCCATCGTCTGTGGGCCAGAAGTTGCTTATGATGAGGACGCCCAATATGATTGTAACGGGCAGGATGAGCACGCCTGCGATGATGGCGGGCACGAGACGTTTGTCCCTGCCGGTCTTTTGATTTTCAGCCGGCTGGTCTTTCCGGGCCCTGAGTTCGGACAGCTTCTCCTTCGATACTTTGATTTCATCCTTGAACCTTCTGTTGTAGGAGGAAAGCTTGCCGGCGAAGAATGTCTTTCCCTTATCAAGGCTCTCCTTGTTGATATGCTTCGAGAACTTTCCGCTCCATGCTTTGAACCGGTCGCCGGCGGCCAACTTCTGACCACCCTTCTCCTTTGGCTTGTGGCGCTCTGCACGGCTCAGCTTGCCGGATTCCTCCCCGGATGATGGATGATCCTTGCTGCTCTTCTCCTTCTTGGACTGGGAAGTGCGCTTATGTTCTATATCCTTGTAAAAATCATCTTTCATAGACATTCTCCTCAAACTGGTATCGTTCTTTATAATTATAGTATGTTTCCATTTCATTTTAAAGAGGTATCATCTCAGGCGTGCGACTATAGTCGTATTGTAGTCCGCCAGGCCGAATATAATTGAAATATCCTTTGATTAGCCGTAAAATGAAGTAGAAAGAAATGGTTGAGAGGTGAAGATAGTGAGTGAAAAGAAATACACCATCGTCGATATGGACACATGTATCGCGTGTGGTGCCTGCGGCGCAGCAGCGCCTGATATATATGACTACGATGATGACGGTATAGCATACGTCATACTCGACGACAACCAGGGTACGATGGCAGTCCCTGAAGAACTGCTGGAAGACATGGAGGATGCATTCGATGGGTGCCCGACCGATTCGATAAAAGTCGAATCGCAGCCATTCGATGGAGACCCCTTAAAATATGAATGATATAGATGAATCCCTTGGAAATTGTATTTCCAAGGGATTTTTTCTACCTTCTGAGCTTCGGTATCAGTTTCACATAGACGAGATAAGCCACGAGACAGACAAGGATCCCCTTCACCAGATTGAATGGGATGATGCCCGCAGTCACCACAGCACGGATATTTTCTATAAGATCCGAATGGTCGATGATGATGCCGTACATCGGCAGCAGGACAAAGTAGTTCAGCACGGCCATCATTATGGTCAAGGCGATGATGCCGACAGTAAAGCCGACGATCAGGGACTTCTTCGTCTGATGCCTTTCGTGGATGAAATAGATCGGAAGCAGCAATGAAAATGCAGCAAGCATATTGGCCAGCGGCCCGATCGGTTCACTCGCCATCAGGAGGCCGTACAGCACAATCTTCATGATGATGATGAGGGAGCCGGCCACTCCGCCGAACAGGATGAATCCTATGAATGCCGGGATATCAGAAAAGTCGACGGTAAGGAATGGTGGAATAAAAGGAATCGGGAACTGGATGAGCATCAATATGAATGACAGTGCTGCCAAAATGCTTATAATGATCAGTCTTTCCAAACGGTTTCTCTTCATATGCGTCATTCCTCTGTATATTTTTTCGGAAGCGTAATGCGGAAGGAGGTCCCTTCCCCAAATATGCTTTCGAGGTCTATGGTTCCATTATGCCTGTGGATGATGCTTTTGACAATATACAGACCGAGACCTGTTCCATGCTGTCCCCGGGTCCGGGATTCGTCCACTTTATAGAAGCGCTCGAAAATGCGCTGCTGGTGCTCCGGCCTGATGCCTGTGCCTGTATCGGCCACTTCAATGGTGACATTGCGCGTTGTCGCCCCTGCGGTGATCGTGATGCGATCGCCTTCTGAAGTATAGCGGATTGCGTTATCGAGAAGGTTTGTAAGCACCTGGCTCAATTTGTCGAAATCGAATTCGAAGGTCAGGTCCCCTTCCTCTCTGACGAT from Salinicoccus sp. RF5 includes these protein-coding regions:
- a CDS encoding LysM peptidoglycan-binding domain-containing protein, with the translated sequence MKDDFYKDIEHKRTSQSKKEKSSKDHPSSGEESGKLSRAERHKPKEKGGQKLAAGDRFKAWSGKFSKHINKESLDKGKTFFAGKLSSYNRRFKDEIKVSKEKLSELRARKDQPAENQKTGRDKRLVPAIIAGVLILPVTIILGVLIISNFWPTDDGAGGVADNGEETAEETAETPSEATDEELEEQKAEMERELAESREETGQDDLGTGAVEIELSPDEEAELEEAAATAIEEKESGETAGSSTSIVEEPETLQEEETEEAPEESGQESSETSGEPEAESSSGTVHIVRAEDNLYRIAIRYYGSGSSDNIRKIQDANNGVDADSLTVGQELVIPE
- a CDS encoding ferredoxin, coding for MDTCIACGACGAAAPDIYDYDDDGIAYVILDDNQGTMAVPEELLEDMEDAFDGCPTDSIKVESQPFDGDPLKYE
- a CDS encoding ECF transporter S component — translated: MKRNRLERLIIISILAALSFILMLIQFPIPFIPPFLTVDFSDIPAFIGFILFGGVAGSLIIIMKIVLYGLLMASEPIGPLANMLAAFSLLLPIYFIHERHQTKKSLIVGFTVGIIALTIMMAVLNYFVLLPMYGIIIDHSDLIENIRAVVTAGIIPFNLVKGILVCLVAYLVYVKLIPKLRR